The following coding sequences are from one Nicotiana tabacum cultivar K326 chromosome 1, ASM71507v2, whole genome shotgun sequence window:
- the LOC142164279 gene encoding putative mitochondrial protein AtMg00860 — MNPDHLQLAKKECEELLEFDLIEPSDSQWACEAFYINKRAEQTRALVTKYGIMLSAKKMVLAQKEIDFFGMHFFQGEYSPGPHICQELLKFPNTNLTTKQIQQFLGIVNYVRDFIPNISTYISPLTEMLKKNAPPWGKKQDEAVKKIKEISKNVKSLYIPSDGKKILQTDASHEY; from the exons ATGAATCCTGACCATCTTCAGCTTGCAAAGAAAGAATGTGAAgaacttttggaatttgatcttaTAGAGCCATCAGATTCACAATGGGCATGCGAAGCATTTTATATCAACAAAAGAGCTGAACAGACAAGA GCATTGGTAACAAAGTACGGGATCATGCTTTCTGCAAaaaagatggttcttgctcaaaaGGAGATCGATTTTTTCGGAATGCATTTTTTCCAAGGTGAATACAGTCCAGGACCACATATATgtcaagaattactcaaatttcCGAATACCAACCTCACAACAAAGCAGATCCAACAATTCTTGGGCATAGTAAATTATGTTagagatttcatcccaaatatctcTACATACATTTCACCGCTCACAGAAATGCTCAAGAAAAATGCTCCACCATGGGGAAAGAAACAAGATGAAGCAGTTAAGAAAATAAAGGAGATTTCTAAAAATGTCAAATCTCTCTACATCCCTTCAGATGGAAAGAAGATACTACAAACTGATGCCAGCCATGAATACTAG